GTTGCACCACCGACTGGAAAATGCAGCTGACCCTGGCCTTCACCAACCCGGCCAACCGCGACCGCCTGCTGTTCTTCAAGGACCGCGCCACCGTCGAAGGCATCCTCGATGCGCCGGACCCGGTGAGCAAGGTCGCGCCGCTGCGCGCCAAGCTCAAGCAGGGGGCCCAGGCGCCCGGCGTGCTGGCGCAGGAACCGGAGTACTTCGTCGACCTGCAAAAGCAGTTCTACCTGCTGCCGATTCTCAGCGGCGAAGAAGTGATGACCGAAAGCGGCTTCCGCACGCGCCTGCTGAACGTCGCCTCGGTCAGCAAGGACGAGGACCAGCACGCCAAGGGCAGCAACGCCGCGGGCGCCAATGGCGGCGCCGGTGGCGACGTCAATGCCAGCAGCCAGTTGAAGGAATTCAGCGCCGCGGTGGTGTTCGTCATCGACTCGACCATCTCCATGGACCCCTACATCGACCGCACCCGCGAGGCGATCCGTAAGGTCTACCAGCAGATCGAGGCGCAGAATCTGGGCAAGCAGGTCAAGTTCGGCCTGGTCGCCTTCCGCTCCAGCACCAAGGCCGTACCGGGCCTGGACTACGTCACCAAAATGTACGCCGACCCCAACCAGGTCAAAGACAGCGCCGACTTCCTGGCCAAGGTCGCGGACCTGAAACAGGCCAAGGTGTCCAGCAGCAGCTTCGACGAGGACGCCTATGCCGGCGTCATGCACAGCATCGACAAGGTCGACTGGAGCCAGTTCGGCGCGCGTTATGTGGTGCTGATCACCGATGCCGGCGCCATCGAAGGCGACGACAAACTCTCGAACACCGGGCTCAGCGCGACCCAGGTGCGCCTCGAGGCGGCCAAGCCCGGCGTCGCCATCTACACCCTGCACCTCAAGACCCCAGCGGGACTGAAGGACCACAGCAAGGCCCAGGCGCAATATCAGAACCTCTCGACCTATCCGGGCACCAACACCTCGCTGTACTACCCGGTCGACGCCGGCGACGTCCAGGCCTTCGGCCGCAAGGTCGACGCCCTGGCCGCCGCCATCACCTCCCAGGTGAAGGCCGCGTACATGGGCGAAGACGCCATTGGCAGCGCCCTCAACGCCAAGCAGGACCCGGCCGAGAAGAAAATGCTCGAGGACGCCGCCCTGATCGGCCACGCCATGCAACTGGCCTACCTCGGCGAGAAGACCAACAGCAAGGCGCCACCCGTGTTCAAGGCGTGGATCACCGACCGCGACCTGATCAAGCAGAACATCCCCACCACCGACGTGCGGGTACTGCTGACCAAGGCCCAGCTCAGCGACCTCAGCGACGTGATGAAAAAGATCCTCGACGCCGCCAACGAAGGCCTGATCTCACCGACCGAAATGTTCGAGCGCCTGCGCTCGGTGGCCGCCACCATGGGCGCCGACCCCAACCAACTGAAGCAGAAGGGCAACGCCAAGCTCGCCGAGATGGGCGTGCTCGGCGAGTACCTGGAAGACCTGCCGTACCAGAGCGAGGTGTTGAACCTGGATGAGGAAACCTGGAAGAGCTGGGATGGCCTGGCCCAGGAGAAATTCATCCGTACGCTGAACACCAAGCTGCGTCACTACCAGCGCTACAACGCCGACGTCGACCGCTGGGTGGCTCTGGCCAAGGACAGCGACGCCCGGGACAACGTGTACCCGGTGCCCCTGGAAATGATGCCTTAACGAGACGCCCATGCTGGATATCAAGAACCTGCTGGTGCGCCGGGGGGAAGGCGCGCAGGCGCACCAGGTGCGCCTGCCGGAGCTGCGTATCGGTGCCGGCCAGATCCTGGCCATCACCGGCGAAAGCGGCTGTGGCAAAAGCACCCTGCTCGAAGCCATCGGCCTGCTGCTGCGCCCCGTGGAACTGCAGCGCTTCAGCCTGAGCCCGGCGAACTCGCCGGCTGCGGCGCCGCTGGACATCGGCCAGTTGCTCGCCGCCGACGACCAGCCGGCCCTGGCGGCGGTGCGCTCGCGGCACCTGGGGTTCATCCTGCAGAGCGGCGGCCTGCTGCCCTTCCTCAGCGTCCGCGACAATATCCGCCTGCCCCGCCGCCTGCTCGGCATGCCGCTGCACAGCGAGCACGTCGACCAGGCCATCGCCGCCCTGCGCCTGGAAGCGCTGCTGGACAAGCGCCCCCAGGCCCTGTCCATCGGCGAGCGCCAGCGGGTCGCCTGTGTCCGGGCGATTGCCCATGAACCGCAACTGCTGCTGGCCGACGAACCCACGGCGGCGCTCGATCCCCACAGCGCCAGGCGCCTGTTCGAGTTGCTGTTGAGCCTGGTCGCGAATCTGGGGCTGAGCGCCCTGGTGGTGTCCCATGACTGGGCCTTGCTCAAGGACTTCGGCTTGTCGCGGCTGGCCGCCACCAGCCGCCAGGGAGAAACGTCGTTTGAACCTTTGGATTGATCGCCTGCGCCTGCTCGGCAAGCTGGCCATGGAAGACCTCTGGCACGACCGCAAGGTCTCGCTGTGCATCGCCGCCTCGCTGGTGGCGGTGATCGCGCCGCTGTTGCTGCTGTTCGGCCTCAAGCACGGGGTGGTCAGCCAACTGCAGGACGAGCTGCTGCGCGACCCGCGCAACCTTGAAGTGAAGATGCTCAGCAGCGGCAACTACAACGACGCCTGGATCGAACGCCTGCGCCAGCAGCCGGAAACCGGCTTCGCCCTCGGCCAGACCCGCTCGCTCAACACCCAGGCCGACCTGTTTGTCGGCCTGCAGCGTTTCGTCGAAAACGCCGAGATCATCCCCACCGACGTCGGCGACCCCCTGCTGAACCTGCCGCAGATCAACCCCAGCGGCCATCAGGTGATCCTCAGCGCACAGGCCGCGCAGCGCCTGCAGGCCAAGGTCGGCGACAGCGTGCGCCTGCGCGCCGAACGGCGCCTGGACGGCAACCGGGAACGCGGAGAAGTGACCCTGAGCGTGATCGCGATTCTCGACAGCGCGCGTTTCGGGCGCGCCGCCGGGTTTGTCGCGCCGGCCCTGCTGCTGAACCTGGAGCGCTTTCGCGACGGCTATCAGGTCAGCGAGTTCGGGGTCGACAGCGGCAAGCCGCTGGGCGACCTGCAGCCGCTGTACGCCCGGGCCCGCCTCTATGCCCGCGATATCGACCAGGTGGCGGCGCTGGAGCGCTGGCTCAACCAGCAGCACATCGAGACCTCCAGCCGCCTGGCCGACATCGACAACGTCAAGGCCATCAACCATGTGCTGGGGCTGATCTTCGGGGTCATCGCCCTGGCGGCGCTGATCGGTTGCGTGGCGTCGATGGTCGGGGCCTTCCTGGCCAACATCGACCGCAAGCGCAAGAGCCTCGCGGTATTGCGCCTGCTGGGGTTCGCGCGCCCGGCGGTGGCCGGCTTCGTGGTGCTGCAGGCGCTGTTCCTGAGCCTGGCCGGCTACCTCGGCGGACTGGGGTTCTACTGGGTCGGCAGCCAGCTGTTCGACCGCCTGCTCGGCAGCAGCCAGGCCACCGGCACCTTTGTTTGTCACATCACGATCTGGCACGGCCTGGCGGCCCTGCTCATCACCTTTCTGGTCGCTGCGCTGGTTGCCGTCATCGGCGCCGCGCGAGCCATCAGCATCCAACCTGCGGAGAGTCTGCGTGAGCTATAAACGTTTCGGCTGGCTGTTGCCCCTCAGCCTGGGCTACCTGCTCGACGCCTCGGCCGCGGGCTGGGAAGAGAAGTTCTACAACCCGATGCCCCAGGACAACGACGTGGTCCTGCCCATGCCCTGCGAAGGCTCGATGGTGTTTCGCAAGGTGTTCATTCCGGTGGCCGGGCCGCTGGACGATTACCCGACCAACATCGGCCAGGACGGTTCGGAGTACGGCTACGTCGAGCAGACGCGGCCGACCTTCATCGCCGGCAGCTTCACCGGGGCCAAGAGCGACAAGTCCCGCTACTACCTGCTGGCCAAGTATGAGATGAGCCAGTTGCAATACGCCGCCCTGACCGAAGATACCTGCCCGACCGCCTCGACCAAGATGCGCCTGCCGCAAGTGGCGATCAGTTGGGTCCAGGCCGTGGAGGCGGCGGACAAATACAACCTGTGGCTGCGCAAGAACGCCGCCGCCAAGCTGCCCAAGGAAGACGGCGCGCTGGGCTTCCTGCGGCTGCCGACCGAGGTGGAATGGGAGTTCGCCGCCCGGGGCGGAATCGAGGTCGGCACCGCCGAATTCCGTGACACCCGCTACCCGATGCCGGAAGGCCTGAACGCCTACGAATGGTTTGCCGGCGCCCAATCGGCCAACGGCAAGCTGCAACTGAGCGGCCTGCAGAAGCCCAACCCTCTGGGCCTGCACGACATGCTCGGCAACGCCGACGAGATGATGTTCGAACCCTTCCGCCTGAACAAACTCGATCGCCAGCACGGCCAGGCCGGCGGCTACGTGGTGCGCGGTGGCAACTACCTGACCGCCCAGGCCGACCTGCGGACCTCGCTGCGCAAGGAGGAGCCGTACTACAACAGCGAAGGCCAGGTGAAGAACAAGACCACTGGCCTGCGCCTGGCCCTGGTGTCGCCGACCCTGACCTCCCGCGAGCGGGTGGCCAGCATCGAAAGCAGCTGGAAGAAACTCGGCAACGGCGCCCCGGCCAACGCCCCTTCGACCCCCGGCACCGCCCAGGCCCTGGGCACCCTGGCATCGGGCGTCGAGGACAAGGCGCTCAAGGAGAAGCTCCAGGCCCTGGAAAACCAGCTGCGCGCCAGTAACCAGCAACAGGAAGAAACCCGCGACCAGGCGATCCGCGCCAGCCTCAACCTCGGCGCCTTCCTGTGCACCAAGATGCTCGACGACGGCCAGTACGTGGATTTCCTGCAGAAGAACTACGCCCTCAACTGCGAATCGGCCGAGAAAGACGCCACCTGCGACATGCGCAAAGGCAAGCTCGACGAGCAGAAGGACCGCCTGCACAAACTCAGCCGCTACTACGCCAGCAGCCTGGTGGAGTCGGCCTCCCTGTACGGCCAGCCGCTGATCGAACCGCAGGTGCCGGTGATGGAGGAAATCATCTCGCGCAACAAGCAGCTGCAAGACCTCAAGCCGTACCTGCGCACCCACTGGGCCAATCAGAAAACCTTCCTGCAAAAGCAGAAGATCGACACCGAGGCCTGGCTGAAGAGCTGCAAGTCCGTGACCCAATAGCAACACCCGTACCGCTATAAAAAATGCCCATATCGTCTACCAGGAGCACCCCCATGTCGCGCAGCCTTCGGACTCGCTTCAAGCTACAGATCGCTTTCATCCTCGCCGGCAGCCTGCTGCTTGGCGGCTGCGCCAACACCGGCAGCTCCTTGCTGGACGACGATGCAAGCCCCGATCCGCGCCTGACCCAAGGCAACGACGCGCAGTTCTTCAGCAAATCCGGCTACCAGGCCTGCGCCGTCGGCGCTGGCATCGGCATCCTCAGCTGCGCCCTGTCCAACAGCAATAACAAGGCGGTATGCGCTGTCGCCGCGGGCATCGCCGCCTGTGGCGTGGCCATGGGCGCCAACTACTACCTGGACCAGCGTCGCAGCGAGTACGCCGACACCAGCACCCGCCTGCAGAAAATGAACGCCGACGTGCAGCAAGACACCCAGAATGTCATCGCCCGGACCGCGACCGCCCAGCAGGTGATCAGGGACGACCAGGCGCGCATCGCCCAGATCAAGCGCGACATGGCCAACAAGAAGCTGGACAAGGCCAGGGCCCAGACCCAGATCGCCGAGATCGACCAGAACATCGCCCGCCTGCGCAAGGACCTGACCAACATGCGCAACAAGGCCACCGAGTATGCCAAGGTCGCCGACATGGAACGCGCCCAGGGCTCCAGCGCGGAAATCAAGCAGGTCGACATGAGCATCATGAAGATGAACGCGAAAGTCGCTGCGCTGCAGAAAGAAGTGGACGCCCTGTACAGCCAGCGTTCGGCAATCACCCTGGGTTGAGATCATGAATATGAAGCCAAGACACTGGGCGACGCTCGCCCTGGCCCTGACCCTGGGTGGCTGCGCCAGCAACCCGGGCGATTGCGACGCGACCGACCGCGATGCCAGCCTGCTGACCAAGATGAACTGCGACTACTCCGGTGGCTACAGCGAACAGGTCAAGCAGAAGGAACAGGCCCTGACCGCCTCCCGTCAGGAAAACGCCATGTTCCGCCAGGTATACGACAATATCGCAGCCCAGCAGGCCAGCACCCGCAAGGACCTGGCCAGCCAGCAGCAGGCCCAGGCTGCGCTGAACCAATCCCTGGGGCAGTTGCTCAAATCGCTCAAGTCCCGGCATGGCAACGAGAGCCAGGTGCAGAAACAGATCGCCGGGCTCGAGCAGCAACTCAAGGCCTCCCAGGCCAAGAGCGCCAGCAACACCCCGACAGCCCTGGCCGCCAAGCAGGAAGAACTCAAGGCCCTGCAGAAGAAGGTCAACCAGCTGCAGTTCAGCCTGGGTTACGAGTAACCCGCTCCCTTTTCAACCTTGCAGGCATCTTTCGGGATGCCTGCGCCCTTTTCAGGAATCGTCTGCATGCAACGGGTCATCAGGGATGGTCAGTTCACTGTCGACAAGGCCGATGCGCTGTCGGCCAAGGTCGCGCTGATCCAGAAACACTTCCCGCCCACCATCGCCAGCCTCTATGCCATTCCCCGCCAAGGCAGCGGCGAGGTGCTGGAATGGTGGACCGAGCTGGGTGGCCAGCCGACGCCCTATGCCGCGCTGAACGAGGACCAGCAACGGCGTTTGCTGGACCTCTACCAGCAGCGCCAGGAAGCCCTGGGCCGACTCGCAGACGAGTTGCAAAAGCGCAACGAGCCCGACGCCGCCAGCCTGCGCACGCTGATCGGCCCGCCGGAGCTGGAGGACCTCTATAGCCTCAACGGCGAGCCGCTGGTGATTCGCTGGGGCCTGCGCCCACCCAAAGCCGTGCCACCGCCGGTCATGGTGCCGCCCGTTGTGGCGCCGCCAAGCCGCAATGGCTGGAAACTCGCCGCGGCATTGCTGGCCCTGCTGCTGTTGCTGCTCCTGCTATGGGCGGCCTACTGGTTTTTCTGCCCGAAAAGCCATCCCGTGGTACCGGAGCCCAAGGCGCCCGCGCCCGTCGAGACGCCCGCCAAGGCAGCGGAACCGGTCGTCGAGCCGGTCGCGCCCCCGGTCGCTCCAGAGCCTGTCGTGCCCCCCACGCCAGAGCCAGCGCCAGCGCCGGAACCCGCACCGCCACCACCGCCGCCACCGCCACCGAAGCCCAAGCCCGCTCCGGCCCCGACCCTGGACAACTACGCCTGCCGCAAACAGGCGCCTGATGCGGTGCCACCGCAGTTCGTGGTGGTCCTGGATACGTCCGGCTCGATGAACATGAACATCAAGTCGGTGTACGACGATGAAGTGTGGTTCTTCGGCAGCGAACTCAACCAGTTCCTCGATCCGGCCCGTGCCGAGCGGATCTTCACCCCACCAAGCCGGCTGTCGGTGGCCACCGAGTCCCTGACCGGCATGATCAATGGCCTGGACCCGAAGATCGATACGCGCCTGATCACCTTCAACGGCTGCGCCAGCCAGATCGACCATGGCGTGTTCCGGGCGGCCGACCGGCCGCGCCTGATCAATGGTATCCGCGGCCTCCAGGCCAACGATGGCACGCCATTGGCCGCCAGCCTGGCCAAGGCGGCGAGCACCGTGGACGGACGCAAGAACGATGCGGTGATCGTGATGTTCGTCGACGGCGAGGACGGCTGCCAGCAAGACGTCTGCGCCGTGTCCCGGAAGATCGCCGCCGAGCAGCCGCGCCTGCGGGTCAACGTGGTGAACATCGGGCGCGGCGGCCCTTCGCGCTGCATCGCCGAGAACACCGGCGGTCGGGTCTACAGCAGCAACGACGCCGCCGAGCTGGGCAAGGCCCTGAAGATGGCCAGCAAGGAAGTGTCCAGCAGCACCAAGTGCAACTAGGCCAGCACTGGCGTACCGCCTCGTCCAGGGCCGCTTCGGCGGCCTCGGACGAAGGGCGTAGCGCCAGGTCGTTGGCGGTCTGGCGTTATCGCGGGCAAGCCTCCTACAGACACCACATGACCTTGTAGGAGCGAGGCTTGCCCGCGAAGCGCTGTCAGCGGAAGCGATCGACCTCCTGCCGCAGGTCCGCCGCCAGTTGCTCCAGCTCCTTGGCGGTAATCGCCAGGTTGGAGACCACCTCGCGCTGTTCGCTGTTGGCCAGGGCGATGCTTTGCAGGTTGCTGCTGAGCAGGGTCGCAGTGCTGCTCTGCTCCTGGGTCGCGGTGGTGATCGCGGCAAACTGCTCGCCGGCCGCGCGGCTCTGCTCGTCGATGCGCGCCAGGGCCGAGGCGACATTGGCGTTGCGGGCCAGGCCTTCCTGCATCAGCACGTTGCCTTGTTCCATGGTGGCGATGGCGTTGCCGGTTTCCTGCTGGATGCTGTTGATCATCCCCGAGATTTCGTCGGTCGCTTCGCGGGTCCGCGAGGCCAGGTTGCGCACCTCGTCGGCGACCACGGCAAAACCGCGACCCTGCTCGCCGGCGCGGGCGGCTTCGATGGCGGCGTTGAGCGCCAGCAGGTTGGTCTGGTCGGCGATCGAGGTGATCACGCCGACGATGCCGCCGATTTCCTCGGAGCGCTGGCCCAGAGTGTTGATCACCGTGGCGGTGCTGTTCAGGGCGCCGGCGATCTGTTCCAGCGAGGCCGAGGCTTCATCCATGGAGGTGCGGCCGATGCGGGTCTGCTGGGCATTCTCCTGCGCCAGGCGCTCGGTGTTGCCCATGTTGTCGGCAATGTTCAGCGAGGTGGCGCTGAACTCTTCCACCGCCCCGGCCATGCTGCTGATCTCGCCCGACTGCTGTTCCATGCCTTCATAGGCGCCCCCCGACAGCCCGGACAGCGCCTGGGCCCGGCCATTGACCTCCTGGGCCGCCTTGCGGATGTGCTCGACCATGGTCGACAGCGCCTGGCCCATCTGGTTGAAACTGCCGGCCAGCTGGCCGATTTCATCTTGGCTGGCGACCTTCAGGCGCGCGCTCAGGTCACCCTTGCCCAGGGCATCGGCCTGGCGCACCAGGTCGCCCAGCGGCGCCAGTTTGCTGCGCAGCAGCCAGACCGTGGCGCCCACCGCCAGCAACATCGCCAGCAGGCTGCCGATGACCAGGCGCGTGCCGACGCTCCAGGTCACCGCGCGGATTTCGGCTTTCGGCATGCTGGCCACCACCGACCAGGGCCCACCTTCGAAGGGCACGACCACGCTGTAGAAGTCCTCGCCCTGGTCGCTCCAGAAGCGCCCCTTGCCCGGCTGCCTGGCCAGCTCGGCCAGGGTCTTCGCCGACTGTTCCGGGGCCTGCACGCCAGCCGGCGGCACCAGCCATTTCTGCTGTTCGTCGAGCAAGGCCAGGGAACCGGTCTGGCCGATGCGGAAACGCTTGAGGTTGTCGAACTGGGCGTTCTGCGCGTCGGTGTAGT
This portion of the Pseudomonas sp. MRSN 12121 genome encodes:
- a CDS encoding vWA domain-containing protein, translating into MLGGAALLALGISSLSQGADQPLIQAGKKTLFQRVLTTPGCHLSPSAGGAAGEAQPTFSRFYVYERAQAGNAEWLKVGPDSYGKTVGWLPASCTTDWKMQLTLAFTNPANRDRLLFFKDRATVEGILDAPDPVSKVAPLRAKLKQGAQAPGVLAQEPEYFVDLQKQFYLLPILSGEEVMTESGFRTRLLNVASVSKDEDQHAKGSNAAGANGGAGGDVNASSQLKEFSAAVVFVIDSTISMDPYIDRTREAIRKVYQQIEAQNLGKQVKFGLVAFRSSTKAVPGLDYVTKMYADPNQVKDSADFLAKVADLKQAKVSSSSFDEDAYAGVMHSIDKVDWSQFGARYVVLITDAGAIEGDDKLSNTGLSATQVRLEAAKPGVAIYTLHLKTPAGLKDHSKAQAQYQNLSTYPGTNTSLYYPVDAGDVQAFGRKVDALAAAITSQVKAAYMGEDAIGSALNAKQDPAEKKMLEDAALIGHAMQLAYLGEKTNSKAPPVFKAWITDRDLIKQNIPTTDVRVLLTKAQLSDLSDVMKKILDAANEGLISPTEMFERLRSVAATMGADPNQLKQKGNAKLAEMGVLGEYLEDLPYQSEVLNLDEETWKSWDGLAQEKFIRTLNTKLRHYQRYNADVDRWVALAKDSDARDNVYPVPLEMMP
- a CDS encoding ABC transporter ATP-binding protein; its protein translation is MLDIKNLLVRRGEGAQAHQVRLPELRIGAGQILAITGESGCGKSTLLEAIGLLLRPVELQRFSLSPANSPAAAPLDIGQLLAADDQPALAAVRSRHLGFILQSGGLLPFLSVRDNIRLPRRLLGMPLHSEHVDQAIAALRLEALLDKRPQALSIGERQRVACVRAIAHEPQLLLADEPTAALDPHSARRLFELLLSLVANLGLSALVVSHDWALLKDFGLSRLAATSRQGETSFEPLD
- a CDS encoding ABC transporter permease: MNLWIDRLRLLGKLAMEDLWHDRKVSLCIAASLVAVIAPLLLLFGLKHGVVSQLQDELLRDPRNLEVKMLSSGNYNDAWIERLRQQPETGFALGQTRSLNTQADLFVGLQRFVENAEIIPTDVGDPLLNLPQINPSGHQVILSAQAAQRLQAKVGDSVRLRAERRLDGNRERGEVTLSVIAILDSARFGRAAGFVAPALLLNLERFRDGYQVSEFGVDSGKPLGDLQPLYARARLYARDIDQVAALERWLNQQHIETSSRLADIDNVKAINHVLGLIFGVIALAALIGCVASMVGAFLANIDRKRKSLAVLRLLGFARPAVAGFVVLQALFLSLAGYLGGLGFYWVGSQLFDRLLGSSQATGTFVCHITIWHGLAALLITFLVAALVAVIGAARAISIQPAESLREL
- a CDS encoding SUMF1/EgtB/PvdO family nonheme iron enzyme, with protein sequence MSYKRFGWLLPLSLGYLLDASAAGWEEKFYNPMPQDNDVVLPMPCEGSMVFRKVFIPVAGPLDDYPTNIGQDGSEYGYVEQTRPTFIAGSFTGAKSDKSRYYLLAKYEMSQLQYAALTEDTCPTASTKMRLPQVAISWVQAVEAADKYNLWLRKNAAAKLPKEDGALGFLRLPTEVEWEFAARGGIEVGTAEFRDTRYPMPEGLNAYEWFAGAQSANGKLQLSGLQKPNPLGLHDMLGNADEMMFEPFRLNKLDRQHGQAGGYVVRGGNYLTAQADLRTSLRKEEPYYNSEGQVKNKTTGLRLALVSPTLTSRERVASIESSWKKLGNGAPANAPSTPGTAQALGTLASGVEDKALKEKLQALENQLRASNQQQEETRDQAIRASLNLGAFLCTKMLDDGQYVDFLQKNYALNCESAEKDATCDMRKGKLDEQKDRLHKLSRYYASSLVESASLYGQPLIEPQVPVMEEIISRNKQLQDLKPYLRTHWANQKTFLQKQKIDTEAWLKSCKSVTQ
- a CDS encoding VWA domain-containing protein codes for the protein MQRVIRDGQFTVDKADALSAKVALIQKHFPPTIASLYAIPRQGSGEVLEWWTELGGQPTPYAALNEDQQRRLLDLYQQRQEALGRLADELQKRNEPDAASLRTLIGPPELEDLYSLNGEPLVIRWGLRPPKAVPPPVMVPPVVAPPSRNGWKLAAALLALLLLLLLLWAAYWFFCPKSHPVVPEPKAPAPVETPAKAAEPVVEPVAPPVAPEPVVPPTPEPAPAPEPAPPPPPPPPPKPKPAPAPTLDNYACRKQAPDAVPPQFVVVLDTSGSMNMNIKSVYDDEVWFFGSELNQFLDPARAERIFTPPSRLSVATESLTGMINGLDPKIDTRLITFNGCASQIDHGVFRAADRPRLINGIRGLQANDGTPLAASLAKAASTVDGRKNDAVIVMFVDGEDGCQQDVCAVSRKIAAEQPRLRVNVVNIGRGGPSRCIAENTGGRVYSSNDAAELGKALKMASKEVSSSTKCN
- a CDS encoding methyl-accepting chemotaxis protein → MPQPRARIASQLGLALAVILAVVISGSTVFALRSLDAANLDTREEHLASEARLLADQLNTFHGTLRESTQRLSGLFEKRFSGGLSLHLEQPVTVAGTQTPGLHLGDVVLNNNFEEVDEFKQMTAGVATVFVRSGDDFVRISTSLSKQDGSRAIGTLLDHAHPAYQKLMAGQGYVGRALLFDRLYMTQYTPVRDSSGKVIAVLFVGFDYTDAQNAQFDNLKRFRIGQTGSLALLDEQQKWLVPPAGVQAPEQSAKTLAELARQPGKGRFWSDQGEDFYSVVVPFEGGPWSVVASMPKAEIRAVTWSVGTRLVIGSLLAMLLAVGATVWLLRSKLAPLGDLVRQADALGKGDLSARLKVASQDEIGQLAGSFNQMGQALSTMVEHIRKAAQEVNGRAQALSGLSGGAYEGMEQQSGEISSMAGAVEEFSATSLNIADNMGNTERLAQENAQQTRIGRTSMDEASASLEQIAGALNSTATVINTLGQRSEEIGGIVGVITSIADQTNLLALNAAIEAARAGEQGRGFAVVADEVRNLASRTREATDEISGMINSIQQETGNAIATMEQGNVLMQEGLARNANVASALARIDEQSRAAGEQFAAITTATQEQSSTATLLSSNLQSIALANSEQREVVSNLAITAKELEQLAADLRQEVDRFR